The window ATTTaggttttaatatatatttcaaaagaaaaagtcgtgaaaaacctaaaattttacacaaagataaaagagatttaaattattattttaaaattgttcgaGAACAAATAACACTTTATGAACAGGTTActttttcacttctttgaaagtagtttttaaaaacaaaattatttattaaaaaaaattaatattattttatgtcaagtgtaaaaaaatgcttcataaatattactattacaaataaattgatttaaattcatTGAGATTTTTTTCTGTAAGCAAATAAATCCTAACACAAGCCAACGTTTAGTAAACAAATAGGTTTACAATTaatatctttaaataaattatttattttacaattgcaaaaaaatgtctacaatttatatagaaatatttgcttgcattttttcattgttttgtaatctaaactgttataaataaaaagcatttaaattaagatcaaatgtcaaattaaatttatagtttcctCAAACAAATACTCATTTGTagctaaatatgaaaaaaaataataaattgaaactgttttttaaactgAGAATTTAGCAGGAGATTGTTGTGGAATTGTATAtccattaaataaagaaattaacagCAAAAGTTGGATGTGAACATTTACAAATGTATGAATTTGTTGTTATCGTTATATTTCACTTAATTTCTTCTTAAAagaacttttcttttttaatcaaACTCACCAATTGTtgcaatattaaatattgtacCGACAACAGCCATCAATAGAATTGTACCCAAATTGTCGAAAAACAAACGATTCGGCATAAAGTAACCTGCATCCAATATAATCGGCGGCAGCATATAGAAGAAGAATGTATTTGGTGTTAGAGGAGAAACAGCAACATCTGTACAGAAGAAGAGTACGACACCaataacaacaccaacaacaattaAAAGGCAAGATTCGGGGAATATAAGATGCAATTTTGGTGTCATATGGAAACCTGTAATGGAGAAGAAAGGAAGAAaaggttaattttaaaatgaaaattaatatagagaaagttaaaatttattctaaTGTCATGATACTTTTTAAGCCACATTCACACG of the Lucilia cuprina isolate Lc7/37 chromosome 2, ASM2204524v1, whole genome shotgun sequence genome contains:
- the LOC124419344 gene encoding sodium/hydrogen exchanger 3-like translates to MPLWRFHMTPKLHLIFPESCLLIVVGVVIGVVLFFCTDVAVSPLTPNTFFFYMLPPIILDAGYFMPNRLFFDNLGTILLMAVVGTIFNIATIGEFD